One region of Geminocystis sp. M7585_C2015_104 genomic DNA includes:
- a CDS encoding YlxR family protein has translation MEKRIKQKNYRRCISCGLYAPKEQFWRVVRNYPDGHITLDKGMGRSAYICPRQDCLEIAQKKKRLAKALKIPIPPEIFQQLWQRLQQDPTKGYN, from the coding sequence ATGGAAAAGCGAATTAAACAAAAAAATTACCGTCGTTGCATCAGCTGTGGCCTCTATGCCCCCAAAGAACAATTCTGGCGAGTAGTACGAAACTATCCGGACGGCCATATAACCCTCGACAAGGGCATGGGACGTTCGGCCTACATCTGTCCCCGCCAAGACTGTCTGGAAATAGCCCAGAAAAAAAAACGGCTTGCCAAGGCCCTAAAAATACCTATCCCCCCCGAAATTTTTCAACAACTTTGGCAAAGACTCCAACAGGACCCCACAAAGGGTTATAATTAG
- the nusA gene encoding transcription termination factor NusA: MSLVKLPGLQNLINEISQTHNLPKSCVEEAIREALFKGYERFRRSKSIAKGHHSFPPDYFHNFRVQLDLEEEGFRVVALKTVTETVEDPDHQIALAEVKEFNEEAQLGDEVLVNVTPDQQEFGRMAAMQTKQVLLQKLKELQRAMIQEEFAELEGTVLPAKVLRFEGQSVIMTVQSAYGRPEVEAELPRAEQIASDNYRANATFKVYLKKVKRGVHRGSQLLVSRADAGLVVYLFANEVPEIEDGIVRIVAIAREANPPKPELTARTKMAVDTLDPDVDPVGACIGARGSRIQAVVNELKGEKIDVIRWSPDPATYIANALSPAKVDKVEILDPEEKQALVIVPDNQFSLAIGKDGQNVRLAARLTGWKIDIKRKSDADGKAN, translated from the coding sequence ATGAGTCTAGTAAAGTTACCCGGACTACAGAATCTCATCAACGAAATCAGTCAAACCCATAACCTACCCAAAAGTTGCGTAGAAGAGGCAATCAGAGAAGCCCTTTTCAAGGGATATGAGCGTTTCCGTCGCAGCAAAAGCATTGCTAAAGGACATCACTCCTTCCCCCCAGACTACTTCCACAACTTCCGAGTCCAATTAGACTTGGAAGAAGAAGGCTTCCGGGTGGTAGCCCTCAAAACCGTCACTGAAACAGTAGAAGATCCAGACCATCAAATTGCCCTGGCAGAAGTCAAAGAATTCAACGAAGAGGCCCAACTGGGAGACGAAGTGCTGGTCAACGTTACCCCTGACCAACAAGAATTCGGCCGCATGGCCGCCATGCAAACTAAACAAGTATTACTACAAAAACTGAAAGAACTACAAAGAGCCATGATCCAGGAGGAATTTGCCGAACTGGAGGGAACAGTCCTCCCGGCAAAAGTACTCCGGTTTGAAGGACAGTCTGTGATCATGACGGTTCAAAGTGCCTACGGCAGACCAGAAGTAGAGGCAGAATTGCCTCGAGCCGAACAAATTGCCAGCGACAACTACCGCGCTAATGCTACCTTCAAGGTTTACCTCAAAAAAGTAAAAAGGGGCGTGCACCGAGGTTCCCAGTTGCTCGTCTCCCGTGCCGACGCTGGGCTAGTAGTATACTTATTTGCAAACGAAGTACCAGAAATAGAAGACGGCATCGTCAGAATAGTGGCCATCGCCAGGGAAGCTAATCCCCCAAAACCAGAACTCACCGCCAGAACCAAAATGGCAGTGGACACCCTTGACCCTGATGTGGATCCCGTTGGGGCATGCATCGGCGCCCGCGGCTCCCGCATCCAGGCCGTCGTGAACGAGCTAAAGGGAGAAAAAATTGATGTAATACGTTGGTCCCCAGACCCTGCCACATATATAGCCAATGCCCTTAGCCCCGCCAAGGTGGACAAGGTAGAAATCCTTGACCCGGAAGAAAAACAGGCACTGGTCATAGTACCAGATAATCAGTTCAGTCTCGCCATAGGCAAAGATGGCCAAAACGTACGTCTGGCCGCCCGCTTAACCGGCTGGAAAATCGACATCAAGAGAAAATCAGACGCTGATGGAAAAGCGAATTAA
- the rimP gene encoding ribosome maturation factor RimP → MTHPLIPEVWQLAQPVAERLNLRIVNVVFQTNKNPPVLRIDIQKEEGDVSLDDCEMMSRALEEVLDAEDLIESAYVLEISSPGIGNVLQTEREFTSFKGFPVEVATNTPYRNKTKWQGTLQGRDEKSVYINCRGKIVAIPRNIVTQVQLLDGPISSF, encoded by the coding sequence ATGACTCACCCTCTTATACCAGAAGTGTGGCAGTTGGCACAGCCGGTGGCAGAAAGGCTAAACTTGCGAATAGTTAATGTGGTTTTTCAGACAAACAAAAACCCGCCCGTATTACGCATCGACATTCAAAAAGAGGAGGGCGATGTCTCCCTGGACGACTGTGAAATGATGAGTCGTGCCCTAGAAGAGGTACTAGATGCAGAAGACTTGATCGAATCCGCCTATGTCCTCGAAATTTCCAGCCCCGGCATCGGCAACGTCCTGCAAACTGAGCGGGAATTCACTAGTTTCAAAGGTTTCCCCGTGGAAGTAGCCACCAACACCCCCTATAGAAACAAAACAAAATGGCAGGGCACCCTCCAAGGCAGAGATGAAAAAAGTGTGTACATCAACTGCCGGGGGAAAATTGTTGCCATCCCCAGGAACATTGTAACACAAGTTCAACTCTTAGACGGCCCAATCTCATCCTTTTAA
- a CDS encoding Rne/Rng family ribonuclease gives MPKQIVIAEKHHIAAVIAGDKVQELVVASGNQQVGDIYLGIIENVIPGIDAAFVNIGDAERNGFIHVSDLGPLRLKKSAGAITELVLPNQPVLVQVMKEPTGNKGPRLTGNINLPGRYLVLMPYGKGVSLSRRIKNENERNRLRALAILIKPPGMGLLVRTEAEGKSEDTIIEDLELLKKQWEKIKQDAETLKPPVLLNRDDDFIQRVLREMYSDDVNKIVVETEESVRRVKKQLTSWSGGRHPYGLTIEWHQESRNILDYYRINATIKEALKPRVDLPSGGYIVIEPTEALTVIDVNSGSFTQSATSRETVLWTNYEAASEIARQLRLRNIGGVIIVDFIDMDSHQDKLKLLEHFTKELQADKARPQIAQLSELGLVELTRKRQGKNIYEIFGHTCPYCGGLGLHVHLPGHSEPEPLVAAPNPPTTAAKLPEIPAPESIVETSPPLATVVDKIVYRESELVRAGPNGNGVTGVETPRTGGRRRRRRGKEVGIKEEITSPTADQELDLAHSAQTLEKPRKERSTLSRTWRREEGQWEKVIVEMTEAEQDVYAFMGVSPLVRLQGEFKDPRSVLVYVKSPDEPFPIPPSEASKIITLSGTKEYTPSHEEETPPQTEKPQPEVPETVVEQPLPEANREEKEEEKTDTTPSSPPLVRTRRRRVRSQVE, from the coding sequence ATGCCAAAGCAGATAGTAATAGCAGAAAAACACCACATAGCCGCAGTAATCGCCGGGGATAAAGTACAAGAATTAGTGGTGGCCTCGGGAAATCAGCAAGTAGGAGATATTTATTTGGGGATAATAGAAAATGTTATTCCCGGGATAGATGCGGCCTTTGTGAACATCGGTGATGCAGAGAGAAATGGTTTTATTCATGTGAGCGACTTAGGCCCTTTAAGACTGAAAAAAAGTGCCGGTGCTATCACAGAATTAGTCCTCCCAAATCAGCCGGTGTTGGTGCAGGTAATGAAGGAGCCCACCGGCAATAAGGGGCCTCGTTTAACTGGCAATATTAACCTGCCAGGACGTTATTTAGTACTTATGCCCTATGGTAAGGGAGTAAGTCTGTCTCGTCGTATTAAAAATGAAAACGAGCGTAACAGACTCAGAGCCCTGGCAATACTAATAAAACCGCCAGGGATGGGATTGTTAGTCCGCACAGAAGCAGAAGGAAAATCAGAAGACACTATAATTGAAGACCTAGAACTGCTGAAAAAACAGTGGGAAAAAATCAAACAAGACGCAGAAACCCTTAAACCCCCAGTACTGCTAAACCGGGATGACGACTTCATCCAAAGAGTACTGAGGGAAATGTACAGTGACGACGTCAACAAGATTGTAGTGGAAACAGAGGAGAGTGTACGTCGGGTCAAAAAACAATTGACTAGTTGGAGTGGTGGACGTCACCCCTACGGTTTGACCATCGAATGGCATCAAGAGTCTCGCAACATTTTGGATTACTATCGTATTAACGCCACCATCAAAGAAGCCCTCAAACCAAGAGTAGATTTACCCTCCGGTGGTTACATCGTCATCGAACCAACAGAAGCCCTCACCGTGATCGACGTCAACTCCGGTTCATTCACCCAGTCTGCCACCTCCAGGGAAACGGTATTGTGGACCAACTATGAGGCCGCATCGGAAATAGCCCGTCAGCTAAGATTGAGGAACATCGGTGGCGTGATCATCGTCGACTTCATTGATATGGACAGCCACCAGGACAAACTAAAACTACTGGAACACTTTACAAAAGAGCTACAGGCAGATAAGGCGCGGCCACAAATTGCCCAATTGTCAGAGTTGGGACTGGTAGAGTTGACCAGGAAAAGACAAGGCAAAAACATTTATGAAATATTTGGTCATACCTGTCCCTACTGCGGCGGCCTAGGCCTCCATGTACACCTCCCAGGACATAGCGAACCAGAACCCCTCGTGGCCGCACCAAATCCGCCAACCACCGCCGCCAAACTCCCAGAAATACCGGCTCCCGAAAGTATTGTAGAAACCAGCCCTCCTCTAGCTACAGTTGTAGACAAAATTGTTTACAGGGAGTCGGAGCTAGTCCGCGCCGGCCCAAATGGCAATGGCGTGACGGGGGTGGAAACCCCACGCACTGGTGGTCGTCGTCGTCGTCGTCGTGGCAAGGAGGTGGGTATAAAAGAGGAAATAACCTCCCCCACCGCCGACCAAGAATTGGACTTGGCTCACAGTGCCCAAACCCTAGAAAAGCCCAGGAAAGAACGCAGTACCCTGTCCCGCACCTGGCGTCGAGAGGAGGGACAGTGGGAAAAAGTGATCGTGGAAATGACAGAGGCAGAACAAGATGTTTATGCCTTCATGGGGGTGTCGCCACTGGTTCGCCTCCAGGGGGAATTTAAAGATCCCCGTTCAGTACTAGTGTACGTCAAGTCCCCCGACGAGCCCTTCCCCATCCCCCCCTCCGAAGCAAGCAAGATAATAACTCTCAGTGGGACAAAAGAATATACCCCCTCCCATGAGGAAGAAACTCCACCACAAACAGAAAAACCTCAACCAGAAGTGCCAGAAACAGTAGTAGAACAACCCCTACCCGAGGCAAACAGGGAGGAAAAAGAAGAGGAAAAAACTGATACCACCCCCTCCTCGCCCCCACTGGTTAGAACTCGTCGTCGTCGCGTCCGTTCTCAAGTGGAGTAG
- a CDS encoding ribonuclease HII: MEERLIAGVDEVGRGCIFGEVVAAAVVLPLKKVHLLRQIGVTDSKTLSPHKRKKLFPLIQQLVSAYHLAEVDNTTIDRINIHQAVIQAMTKAVEGLGITPSVCLIDGPFTLTPTLQSPAPFRQIPLVRGDKRSPVIAAASILAKVWRDEKMRQYHQIYPQYDLLNNKGYPTKKHLASIARYGITPHHRLSFTPCGVYSHSSQEH; encoded by the coding sequence ATGGAGGAAAGGCTAATTGCAGGAGTGGATGAAGTGGGCAGGGGATGCATCTTTGGGGAGGTGGTGGCGGCCGCAGTGGTCCTACCCCTAAAAAAAGTCCACCTCCTCCGACAAATAGGAGTAACCGATAGCAAAACACTTTCCCCCCACAAAAGAAAAAAACTCTTCCCCCTAATCCAACAGCTCGTCAGCGCCTATCACCTGGCAGAAGTTGACAATACTACAATAGACCGTATTAATATCCACCAGGCGGTAATACAGGCAATGACAAAGGCAGTGGAAGGATTGGGGATCACCCCCTCTGTCTGTCTCATAGACGGCCCCTTTACCCTAACCCCCACTCTCCAATCCCCAGCCCCCTTCCGGCAAATACCCCTTGTAAGAGGCGATAAGCGCTCCCCTGTCATAGCCGCCGCAAGTATCCTGGCCAAGGTATGGCGGGACGAAAAAATGCGTCAATACCACCAAATATACCCACAATACGACCTGTTAAACAACAAAGGCTACCCCACCAAAAAACACCTGGCCTCCATCGCTCGTTACGGTATTACCCCACACCACCGTCTCTCCTTCACCCCCTGTGGGGTTTACTCCCACAGTAGTCAAGAACACTGA